Below is a genomic region from candidate division KSB1 bacterium.
TTTCCAGAATTTGTCACTGCTCCCCAACTGCAATTGTTCTTTATCCATCACTCAACTCCCAAATAGGTTCCACATGCTCCCACGATAGAATCACACCGGTTTTCTCAAACACTCAAAGCCTCGTTTATAGAGAAATCCAACATATCACTCCTTCGGAGTTCAAAAATCCTGAGGTTCAACTTTTCTATAAACATTGCACCTAACGGAGTTGACGTGCAGGATTTAACCATATAAACCAGCATCCAATAAATGCCGCCGTTCCGTAATATGATCTTCATCATTTAGGTGCAAAAGCTTTATCGTCACTCTCGCTTCGGCGGTGAGGGCCCGAATCGTTGCGCCTTCGAGGACAAAATGATCCGACCACTTATGAAGGCGCGGATTGAACAATGGCACAAGCTGGCCGGTCACCGGATCAAACGCGCCAACGTTGGGACCTTTGTACCGATTGCACCGAAAACACGCCAGCGCCAGATTTTCCTCCTCGGTTTTGCCGTCATGCTGACGAGGAATGAGGTGATCCGGCTCATGTTTGTGCAATGCGGCCCATTGCGGCAGCAAACAATATTCACAACGATTGCCGGCGCGTTCGATAACCAACCGGCGCAAATGGTTAGGGATTTCGGACCGCATTAGGCCCCCGTTTGCAACTGTCTGGCAAGTTGGGCTTTAAGCTTGATGATCGTATGTTCAATTTTATTCAATTCATCAAGCTCGCGCTGTTCTTCTTCCCCCAAAAGACCGGCGGCATTCAAGGCCAATAGACGCCGCAATCTGTCCTGCGCTCGCTCAGAAACATGGTAGTCCAACACTTCCTGAGGAGAAGGGTTGGCCGCGAAAAGCTGAATAACCTCTGTCGCCGTCTCGGTTGCCAACGTTTTGTAGCCGACCAGACTGAGCTCAAGAATGGCCGGTAACCAATTTTGAATTGGCTGAATCTTGTTTGCCAACTCCTCCGGCACTTGCATCGTTATTTGAACCATATTTGCCTCGAAACTTATTCGATTTAAAATTAACGATAAGGTCGTCCAAAATCAACAAAAACTTTTTCCCTTAGTTGCAGCCCGTCTATAGTATCACCACGAAAATGCCGTAGCGCCGG
It encodes:
- a CDS encoding HNH endonuclease, with the translated sequence MRSEIPNHLRRLVIERAGNRCEYCLLPQWAALHKHEPDHLIPRQHDGKTEEENLALACFRCNRYKGPNVGAFDPVTGQLVPLFNPRLHKWSDHFVLEGATIRALTAEARVTIKLLHLNDEDHITERRHLLDAGLYG